The Bacteroidota bacterium genomic interval ACGGGAGGGTGTTCAGAAATGGGAAAGGGGTTGCTCCCCTTTCCAAAAATAGGAATGGGCGGAGGCGAAGTTAGAGCGGAAACTCTTTGGTATGCCAGTCTTTTGTCATATCCATCCAGAGGAACAAGCCGCGCCATTTGCCGAACGGTGCGTAATATTTTTCGATCGTCGAGTCTTTAACTTTTCTTCCGTTCTTAAAAAGTTCGTAAAATTTTCCCCGTCCCCACGAATCAAGCCCGAGGTAATCGTACCTCCCGAGAAGCTTTAAAATATTTCCGGCAGCGTACGGACCGATCCCCTTCACCTTCCGGACCTGTTCGAATAAATCTCCGGTCGGAAGGTCCGATGTTCTCCATGCTTCCAGCGAAATTTTTCCTGCTGCAATGTTTCTTGACAGCTCCAGAATGTACGGAGCCCGGTAGCCGCACCGGATTTCTTTCCGAAGGAACGACTCGGAAGAGGCGGCGACCGCTTCCGGCGTAGGAAATGCATAGACATCGCCGCGCACGCGGGCGCCGAGTTTCGTCA includes:
- a CDS encoding Fe-S cluster assembly protein HesB, with product MKFSLPVPRTFNFWATVYSHGWCALPPFRMNKDERLLSAVVPNGNGGYDDITVSAKKHTLVVSLEERSVPSRQKISRITKYLYSMLRVEEPLEEFYAEARKFPRYRWISKVNAGRLLRCPTVFEDAVKMICTTNCSWALTESIVDALVTKLGARVRGDVYAFPTPEAVAASSESFLRKEIRCGYRAPYILELSRNIAAGKISLEAWRTSDLPTGDLFEQVRKVKGIGPYAAGNILKLLGRYDYLGLDSWGRGKFYELFKNGRKVKDSTIEKYYAPFGKWRGLFLWMDMTKDWHTKEFPL